One stretch of Roseibium sp. HPY-6 DNA includes these proteins:
- a CDS encoding DMT family transporter codes for MDNTLRGAAEMSAAMTILGTIGFFVVLSGETAIDVVFWRCAFGAFALLLICAVKGVLSCQLTLHQLALAALGGVAIVVNWAMLFSAYKEASIGVATAVYNTQPFILVGFGALFLGERISASKISWLAIAFLGVVMIVQAKPDGQEAGGMNYAFGILLALSAAFFWAIAALLTKKLSGTPPELIALIQVCVGILMLAPFVSWSALPDNSTAWGALITLGAVHTGLMYILMYGAVQKLPTYLQGAFSFIYPVVAIFVDYIAFGHALQVIQLLGAAAIITAAMGMTFGWRLPGRKQTTGGAL; via the coding sequence ATGGACAACACACTTCGCGGTGCGGCGGAAATGAGCGCCGCCATGACCATTCTCGGCACTATCGGTTTTTTTGTCGTGCTGTCTGGAGAAACAGCAATAGATGTCGTGTTCTGGCGCTGCGCCTTTGGCGCGTTCGCGCTTTTGTTGATTTGCGCGGTCAAGGGTGTGTTATCCTGCCAGTTAACGTTGCACCAACTTGCTCTTGCCGCGCTTGGTGGCGTCGCCATCGTTGTGAACTGGGCGATGCTGTTCAGTGCCTACAAAGAAGCGTCGATAGGCGTTGCAACAGCAGTCTACAACACGCAGCCCTTTATTCTCGTCGGGTTTGGCGCCCTGTTTCTCGGTGAACGCATTTCGGCCTCCAAAATATCGTGGCTCGCGATCGCGTTTTTGGGCGTTGTCATGATTGTGCAGGCGAAGCCGGATGGCCAAGAAGCCGGTGGAATGAACTACGCCTTCGGTATTCTGCTCGCCCTGAGCGCCGCCTTTTTTTGGGCGATTGCCGCGCTTCTGACGAAAAAGCTCTCGGGAACCCCGCCGGAACTGATCGCGCTCATACAGGTTTGTGTCGGCATCCTCATGCTCGCGCCCTTCGTCAGCTGGTCAGCACTCCCGGACAACAGCACCGCATGGGGTGCACTGATCACCCTGGGGGCGGTTCACACGGGCTTGATGTATATCCTGATGTATGGCGCGGTTCAGAAGCTGCCGACCTATCTTCAGGGAGCCTTTTCATTCATCTATCCGGTCGTTGCCATTTTCGTGGACTACATCGCCTTCGGTCATGCACTGCAAGTGATTCAGCTTTTGGGCGCAGCCGCAATCATCACGGCCGCCATGGGTATGACGTTCGGCTGGCGGTTACCGGGAAGAAAACAAACGACTGGCGGCGCTCTATGA
- a CDS encoding radical SAM protein, giving the protein MDARDFHFVMIKPTHYDDDGYPIQWLRSAIPSNTLASLNGLAEAARNRNALGDNVRIHLHTYDETNKRVHPEKIAREIRRRGGKAMIALVGVQSNQFPRATDLARKFMAQGLQTAIGGFHVSGCISMLDEMPAEMVELQGEGVSYFAGEAEDRRLDQVFRDAWAEDLKPLYNFMSDLPSLEGEPTPILPSKHIQFTAGSHSSFDLGRGCPFQCSFCTIINVQGRKSRFRSADDLEQIIRDNYEQGINRFFITDDNFARNREWEPLFDRLIKLREEEKFDIKFIIQVDTLCHRIENFIEKATRAGVNRVFIGLENINPDNLLAAKKRQNKITEYREMLQKWRAHGATTYAGYIIGFPGDTKEAVLRDVEIIKNELPLDLLEFFYLTPLPGSEDHKVLLSKGIWMDPDLNKYDLNHRVSHHPKMTDSEWEEAYQEAWESYYSDAHIETVLRRAAAHKKGRPGNKLFLMMWFKLMVQCEGVHPLEGGYFRLKFRKDRRSGLPIESALSFYPRYIWEVVAKHWAYVSSTWRVYRIYRKVKASPDRHSYSDIAIKEIEKDSEEALAMIQETRGGVEAVAKTARDASIVKAAKKRAVAS; this is encoded by the coding sequence ATGGACGCGCGTGACTTCCACTTCGTAATGATCAAGCCGACTCACTATGATGATGACGGTTATCCGATCCAGTGGCTGCGTTCCGCCATTCCTTCCAACACGCTGGCCAGCCTCAACGGCCTTGCCGAGGCTGCGCGGAACCGCAATGCGCTGGGGGATAATGTCCGGATCCATCTTCACACATATGACGAAACCAACAAGCGCGTTCATCCGGAAAAAATAGCCAGAGAGATCCGCAGGCGTGGCGGCAAGGCAATGATCGCCCTGGTCGGCGTTCAGTCCAACCAGTTTCCGCGCGCCACAGACCTTGCCCGCAAGTTTATGGCACAAGGCCTGCAGACGGCGATTGGCGGGTTCCACGTCTCCGGCTGCATCTCGATGCTGGATGAAATGCCGGCCGAGATGGTCGAACTACAGGGCGAGGGTGTCAGTTACTTCGCAGGCGAAGCTGAGGACCGCCGCCTCGACCAGGTGTTTCGGGATGCATGGGCGGAGGATCTGAAGCCGCTCTACAACTTCATGTCAGACCTGCCGTCGCTGGAAGGCGAGCCCACACCCATTTTGCCCTCGAAGCATATTCAGTTTACCGCCGGTTCGCATTCCAGCTTCGATCTTGGGCGTGGTTGTCCGTTTCAGTGCTCCTTCTGCACCATCATCAATGTTCAGGGCCGCAAGAGCCGGTTCCGATCAGCCGACGATCTCGAACAGATCATTCGAGACAACTATGAGCAGGGCATCAACAGGTTCTTCATTACCGACGACAATTTCGCACGCAACAGGGAATGGGAACCGCTGTTCGACCGGCTGATTAAGCTGCGCGAAGAGGAAAAGTTCGACATCAAGTTCATCATCCAGGTGGACACGCTCTGCCACCGGATCGAAAATTTCATTGAAAAGGCGACCAGGGCCGGCGTCAATCGGGTCTTCATCGGTCTTGAGAACATCAATCCGGACAACCTGCTGGCAGCCAAAAAGCGGCAAAACAAGATCACCGAATACCGGGAGATGCTGCAGAAATGGCGTGCCCATGGTGCAACGACCTATGCCGGCTACATCATCGGATTTCCTGGTGATACAAAAGAAGCGGTCCTGCGTGATGTGGAGATCATCAAGAACGAACTGCCGCTCGATCTCCTGGAGTTTTTCTATCTGACACCGCTGCCGGGCTCGGAAGACCATAAGGTGCTTCTGTCCAAAGGTATCTGGATGGATCCGGATCTCAACAAATATGATCTCAACCACCGGGTTTCGCATCATCCCAAAATGACTGACAGCGAATGGGAAGAAGCCTATCAGGAGGCCTGGGAAAGCTATTATTCGGATGCGCATATCGAAACGGTTCTCAGGCGTGCAGCCGCACACAAGAAAGGACGCCCGGGCAACAAGCTGTTCCTGATGATGTGGTTCAAGCTCATGGTTCAGTGTGAAGGCGTTCATCCGCTGGAGGGCGGATACTTCCGGCTGAAATTCCGCAAGGACCGCCGCAGCGGGCTGCCGATTGAGAGCGCGCTCTCCTTCTATCCGCGCTACATCTGGGAAGTCGTCGCAAAGCACTGGGCTTATGTGTCGTCGACCTGGCGTGTTTACCGGATCTACCGGAAGGTCAAGGCGTCGCCCGACCGTCACAGCTATTCGGATATTGCCATCAAGGAGATTGAAAAGGATAGCGAGGAAGCGCTCGCCATGATCCAGGAAACCCGTGGAGGCGTCGAGGCCGTGGCGAAGACGGCCCGCGATGCGTCGATCGTAAAGGCGGCCAAGAAGAGAGCGGTTGCCTCATAG
- the yidD gene encoding membrane protein insertion efficiency factor YidD, producing MSVAGHAAIGLIWLYRHSLSLFMGRGCRYAPTCSDYTEQAIRRFGFWAGGWIGLARILRCNPWGASGYDPVPDALPEQSVWFMPWRYGRWTGHHIPKEHRLDE from the coding sequence TTGTCCGTTGCGGGGCATGCGGCAATCGGTCTCATCTGGCTTTACAGGCATTCGCTGTCTCTTTTCATGGGACGCGGCTGCCGCTACGCGCCGACCTGTTCCGATTACACTGAACAAGCGATCCGACGGTTCGGTTTCTGGGCCGGTGGCTGGATCGGTCTGGCACGCATCTTGAGATGCAATCCATGGGGGGCATCCGGCTATGATCCGGTGCCGGACGCATTGCCGGAACAATCAGTATGGTTCATGCCCTGGCGCTATGGTCGCTGGACCGGACACCATATTCCCAAGGAGCACAGGTTGGATGAATAA
- a CDS encoding iron-sulfur cluster assembly scaffold protein, protein MLDDIYNAKILEFAGNIPRIGRLEQPDATAKAHSKLCGSTVLVDIRVKDGVVTDFAHDVKACALGQASSSIMAKNVVGASAEELRGVQQTMRAMLKEGGDPPSGRFEDLKFLEPVREYKARHASTLLTFDAVVDALDQIDAKAKEDGAAA, encoded by the coding sequence ATGCTTGACGACATCTACAATGCAAAGATCCTCGAGTTTGCAGGAAACATTCCGCGAATCGGCCGTCTTGAGCAACCTGACGCAACGGCGAAGGCGCATTCCAAGCTCTGCGGTTCGACTGTGCTTGTTGACATCCGCGTGAAGGATGGTGTGGTGACTGACTTCGCCCATGACGTAAAAGCCTGCGCTCTGGGGCAAGCTTCATCGTCAATTATGGCGAAAAATGTGGTCGGTGCGAGTGCCGAAGAGCTACGTGGCGTCCAGCAAACCATGCGGGCGATGCTGAAAGAGGGCGGTGATCCGCCGTCCGGGCGCTTCGAGGATCTGAAGTTTCTGGAGCCGGTGCGCGAGTACAAGGCCCGTCATGCCTCCACGCTGCTGACGTTTGATGCTGTTGTCGATGCGCTGGACCAAATCGACGCCAAGGCAAAAGAAGACGGTGCCGCGGCCTGA
- the folE gene encoding GTP cyclohydrolase I FolE, producing MDAVLKPIEKRFERKTPDQLHRPSREEAEAAVRTILAWTGDDPDREGLLDTPKRVVKAISQLYGGYFEDPAEHLERTFEDVGGYQDIVLVRGIPFHSHCEHHMLPFIGEAHIAYYPAEGVVGLSKLARVVDIYAKRLQTQENLTAQVASVIDDALAPRGLAVMIEAEHQCMTMRGVQKPGVSTITTQFTGVFQDDPAEQAKFMSMVRGKGL from the coding sequence ATGGACGCTGTCCTCAAGCCGATTGAAAAAAGATTTGAAAGAAAAACCCCTGACCAGTTGCATCGGCCGAGTCGCGAGGAAGCCGAAGCAGCTGTGCGCACCATCCTTGCATGGACCGGTGACGATCCCGACCGGGAAGGTCTGCTGGACACTCCGAAACGAGTCGTCAAAGCAATAAGCCAGCTTTACGGCGGCTACTTCGAAGATCCCGCCGAACATCTGGAAAGAACTTTCGAGGATGTTGGCGGTTACCAGGACATCGTGCTGGTGCGCGGTATTCCGTTCCATTCCCATTGTGAACACCACATGCTGCCCTTTATCGGCGAAGCACATATCGCTTACTATCCTGCAGAAGGCGTCGTTGGTCTGTCGAAGCTCGCCCGTGTTGTCGATATTTACGCAAAGCGGCTGCAGACACAGGAAAACTTGACGGCGCAAGTCGCATCGGTCATTGACGATGCGCTCGCTCCGCGAGGCTTGGCAGTGATGATCGAGGCAGAGCATCAGTGCATGACCATGCGTGGCGTGCAAAAACCGGGTGTTTCAACGATCACCACACAATTCACGGGCGTATTCCAGGACGATCCGGCCGAACAGGCCAAGTTCATGTCCATGGTACGCGGCAAGGGCCTCTAA
- the hisI gene encoding phosphoribosyl-AMP cyclohydrolase, which translates to MCNSPFKERGDKDAVENGSFLMPKFDRDGLIVAVVTDIKSGEVLMVGYMNEEALKRTIETGEAWYWSRSRQSFWKKGETSGQVQSVHEILTDCDQDAIVLKVSVAGNGATCHVGYRSCFFRKVVSSKDGSASLERVEAEKVYDPAEVYGKS; encoded by the coding sequence ATGTGCAACTCTCCGTTCAAGGAACGCGGTGACAAGGATGCCGTTGAAAACGGTTCATTCCTGATGCCGAAATTCGATCGCGACGGTCTGATTGTCGCGGTCGTGACCGATATCAAATCAGGCGAAGTGCTGATGGTCGGTTACATGAACGAAGAAGCTCTGAAACGAACGATTGAGACGGGCGAAGCCTGGTACTGGAGTCGCTCCCGCCAGAGTTTCTGGAAGAAAGGCGAAACATCCGGTCAGGTGCAGAGCGTTCATGAGATTCTCACCGACTGTGATCAGGACGCCATTGTGCTCAAAGTCAGCGTTGCCGGCAACGGCGCAACGTGTCATGTCGGCTATCGTTCCTGTTTTTTCCGCAAGGTCGTCAGTTCCAAGGACGGGTCGGCGTCTCTTGAACGCGTCGAGGCCGAAAAGGTCTATGATCCCGCAGAGGTTTACGGCAAGAGCTGA
- the napF gene encoding ferredoxin-type protein NapF: protein MPDKTEISVSRRAFLKLSTEPKVDGIRPPWAAENSFSELCTGCNDCVRACPEKIIVSAGDQGPVLDFSHGACTFCGACADICPTGALDPSIDLVWPWKAVISNACLSRQGITCRACEDVCEPRTIRFRLTVGGRSEPVLDFGQCTGCGACSYACPADAVSFEKIQLDQEGGPT, encoded by the coding sequence ATGCCGGACAAAACCGAAATCTCGGTAAGCCGGCGCGCTTTCTTAAAACTGTCCACTGAACCAAAGGTAGACGGGATACGTCCGCCTTGGGCGGCTGAGAATAGTTTTTCAGAGCTTTGCACCGGCTGTAACGACTGCGTTAGGGCGTGTCCGGAAAAGATCATTGTCTCCGCCGGTGATCAGGGTCCCGTTTTGGACTTTTCCCACGGGGCCTGCACATTTTGCGGCGCCTGTGCAGATATATGCCCAACGGGCGCGCTCGATCCGTCCATCGACCTCGTTTGGCCCTGGAAAGCAGTCATTTCAAACGCTTGCCTGTCCCGCCAGGGGATAACCTGCCGGGCGTGTGAAGACGTTTGCGAACCACGCACGATCCGGTTTCGTTTGACGGTCGGCGGCAGGTCGGAACCCGTTCTTGACTTTGGTCAATGTACCGGCTGCGGCGCATGCTCATATGCCTGTCCAGCAGACGCGGTGAGTTTCGAAAAGATTCAACTGGATCAGGAAGGAGGCCCGACATGA
- a CDS encoding chaperone NapD, with protein MNICGCLVHASNHSVDTVRDQINSLNGVEIHADGEDGRLVVVVEDTPEKVASELIMELHQIPGVISVTLTYHHFEDLTVSDTAANHAKSSQVGD; from the coding sequence ATGAACATTTGCGGCTGCCTCGTCCATGCATCCAATCACTCGGTCGACACCGTCCGGGACCAGATCAATTCGCTGAACGGGGTGGAAATTCACGCAGACGGAGAGGATGGCCGTCTTGTCGTTGTCGTCGAGGACACGCCTGAAAAAGTCGCGTCGGAATTGATCATGGAGCTGCACCAGATCCCCGGCGTCATCTCGGTCACCCTCACCTACCATCATTTCGAAGATCTTACGGTCAGCGACACCGCTGCAAATCATGCCAAATCGAGCCAAGTCGGAGACTAA
- the napA gene encoding nitrate reductase catalytic subunit NapA, with protein MTISESRRTFLKATAAAATASAAGLTVGSGPAQGQVLPTGIRWDKAACRFCGTGCSVLVGTKEGRVVATQGDPDAPVNRGLNCIKGYFLSKIMYGADRLTQPLLRKSNGVYDKNGEFEPVSWDEAFDVMAEKWKAALKAKGPTSVGMFGSGQWTIWEGYAAAKLMKAGFRSNNIDPNARHCMASAVVGFMRTFGIDEPMGCYDDFEHADTFVLWGSNMAEMHPILWSRLTDTRLTKPGAQVHVLSTFEHRSFELADNAIVFKPQTDLAILNYIANHIITTGRVNEDFMAKHVNITKTATDIGYGLRPENPLQEAAANPDSGKLEPISFDEYAASVAEYSVDKASELSGVPAEQLERLAEQYADPDRKVMSLWTMGFNQHTRGSWVNSLCYNVHLLTGKISEPGNSPFSLTGQPSACGTAREVGTFAHRLPADMVVANDEHRRICEEAWKIPAGTIPPKPGFHAVLQHRKLKDGELNAYWVQCNNNMQAAPNMNEEGYPGYRNPENFITVSDPYPTVTAVSADLILPTAMWVEKEGAYGNAERRTQFWRQQVQAPGEAKSDLWQVMEFSKRFKVEEVWGEELLAKMPEHRGKTMYDVLFANGQVDKFPLSETAEGFHNDDAEHFGYYVQKGLFEEYAEFGRGHAHDLAPFDIYHQARGLRWPVVDGKETLYRFREGYDPYVPEGEEVRFYGHKDGKAKIIFAPYEEAAESPDEEYDLWFCTGRVLEHWHSGSMTRRVPELHRSFPLAVVYMHPVDAEARGLRNGQEIMVSTRRGQVRSKLATRGRNKVPEGLVFMPWFDEGQLTNKLTLDATCPLSKETDFKKCACKVERA; from the coding sequence ATGACAATCTCTGAATCCCGCAGGACCTTCCTGAAGGCCACAGCAGCCGCTGCAACGGCATCCGCAGCAGGTCTTACCGTCGGCAGCGGGCCTGCCCAAGGGCAGGTGCTGCCGACCGGCATCAGATGGGACAAGGCAGCCTGCCGGTTCTGTGGAACGGGTTGCTCGGTGCTCGTTGGAACCAAGGAGGGACGCGTCGTTGCCACACAAGGTGACCCCGATGCTCCGGTCAATCGCGGCCTGAATTGCATCAAGGGCTACTTTCTTTCCAAGATCATGTATGGCGCTGACCGCCTGACGCAGCCTCTTTTACGCAAATCAAACGGTGTCTACGACAAGAACGGCGAGTTTGAACCGGTCAGCTGGGATGAAGCCTTCGACGTGATGGCCGAGAAATGGAAGGCGGCGCTTAAGGCAAAGGGCCCGACAAGCGTTGGTATGTTCGGCTCGGGCCAGTGGACGATTTGGGAAGGTTACGCGGCCGCAAAACTGATGAAGGCCGGCTTCCGTTCCAACAACATCGACCCGAATGCTCGCCACTGCATGGCCTCGGCAGTCGTCGGTTTCATGCGCACCTTCGGTATCGACGAGCCGATGGGGTGTTATGATGATTTCGAACATGCCGACACGTTCGTGCTTTGGGGCTCGAACATGGCGGAGATGCACCCGATCCTCTGGTCAAGGCTTACCGATACACGTCTGACGAAGCCCGGTGCGCAGGTACATGTCCTGTCCACTTTCGAGCACCGCTCCTTCGAGCTTGCCGACAATGCGATCGTCTTCAAACCGCAGACAGATCTGGCAATTCTGAACTACATCGCCAACCACATCATCACGACTGGCCGCGTGAACGAAGACTTCATGGCCAAGCACGTGAACATCACGAAAACCGCCACTGATATAGGCTACGGGCTGCGCCCGGAGAACCCGCTCCAGGAAGCCGCTGCCAATCCGGACTCCGGCAAACTGGAGCCGATCAGTTTCGACGAATACGCGGCCTCGGTTGCCGAATATAGCGTCGACAAGGCGTCGGAACTCTCAGGAGTTCCCGCTGAGCAACTGGAACGGCTTGCAGAACAGTACGCAGACCCAGATCGCAAGGTCATGAGCCTATGGACGATGGGCTTTAACCAGCACACCCGTGGCTCCTGGGTCAATTCGCTTTGCTACAATGTGCATCTTCTGACCGGCAAGATTTCCGAACCGGGAAATTCACCCTTCTCACTGACGGGCCAGCCTTCAGCTTGCGGCACCGCCCGCGAGGTCGGCACCTTTGCCCACCGGCTCCCGGCCGACATGGTTGTTGCCAATGATGAACACCGCAGGATTTGCGAGGAAGCCTGGAAGATCCCCGCGGGTACAATCCCGCCGAAACCCGGTTTTCACGCGGTGCTGCAGCACCGGAAGCTGAAAGACGGAGAGCTGAACGCCTATTGGGTGCAGTGTAACAACAACATGCAAGCTGCCCCCAACATGAACGAAGAAGGCTATCCCGGGTATCGCAATCCTGAGAATTTCATCACCGTCTCAGATCCCTACCCCACCGTGACGGCAGTTTCAGCCGACCTGATCCTTCCAACAGCCATGTGGGTTGAAAAGGAAGGCGCATATGGAAATGCAGAGCGCCGCACCCAGTTCTGGCGCCAGCAGGTTCAGGCTCCCGGAGAAGCTAAGTCCGACCTCTGGCAGGTGATGGAATTCTCCAAACGCTTCAAGGTGGAAGAAGTCTGGGGTGAAGAGCTGCTCGCCAAGATGCCGGAGCATCGCGGCAAGACGATGTACGACGTGCTGTTTGCCAATGGGCAGGTCGACAAGTTCCCGCTGAGCGAGACGGCCGAAGGCTTCCACAACGACGATGCCGAGCATTTTGGCTACTACGTGCAAAAAGGACTCTTTGAGGAATATGCGGAGTTCGGGCGCGGCCACGCGCACGACCTTGCGCCGTTCGACATCTATCACCAGGCCCGCGGCCTACGCTGGCCGGTCGTTGATGGCAAAGAAACGCTCTATCGGTTCCGCGAGGGCTACGACCCTTATGTCCCTGAGGGAGAAGAAGTCCGCTTCTATGGCCACAAAGATGGCAAGGCCAAGATAATCTTCGCCCCGTATGAAGAGGCCGCAGAGTCGCCGGACGAGGAATATGATCTCTGGTTCTGCACGGGTCGTGTTCTCGAACACTGGCATTCCGGATCCATGACGCGGCGTGTTCCTGAATTGCATCGCTCCTTCCCGCTTGCGGTCGTTTACATGCATCCGGTAGACGCCGAAGCACGCGGCTTGCGAAACGGACAGGAAATCATGGTGTCCACGCGCCGCGGCCAGGTGCGCAGCAAGCTGGCAACCCGGGGCCGCAACAAGGTCCCGGAAGGACTGGTGTTCATGCCGTGGTTCGACGAGGGCCAGCTGACAAACAAGCTGACACTGGACGCAACATGTCCGCTGTCCAAGGAAACCGACTTCAAGAAATGCGCCTGCAAGGTGGAGCGCGCTTAA
- the napG gene encoding ferredoxin-type protein NapG: protein MAMPQLTQSRRRFLTDTARMAGGCAVAGLGLAYVARDARALPADALRPPGALAEDDFLSACIRCGLCVRDCPFDTLKLADLGADGPATGTPYFTARDVPCEMCDDIPCVAACPTGALDPSLDDIDDARMGTAVLVDQENCLNFDGLRCDVCYRVCPSIDKAITLEASHDKRSGHHAIFAPTVHADHCTGCGLCEKSCVLPESAIKVLPVRLARGASADHYRRGWEEKEKHGAPLVDGLIDLPDRLPGPGTDNLAAPGGFEPSFKIPGSGQ from the coding sequence ATGGCAATGCCACAGCTCACACAATCAAGACGCCGGTTCCTGACCGACACGGCCCGCATGGCAGGCGGGTGTGCGGTCGCGGGGCTCGGGCTTGCTTATGTGGCACGCGATGCGCGGGCGTTGCCGGCGGACGCCTTGCGCCCGCCCGGTGCGCTTGCGGAAGACGATTTCCTGAGCGCCTGCATCCGCTGCGGATTGTGCGTCCGCGATTGCCCATTCGACACGCTGAAGCTCGCTGATCTGGGAGCCGACGGACCGGCAACCGGAACACCCTATTTCACGGCGCGCGATGTCCCCTGTGAAATGTGCGATGACATCCCTTGTGTTGCAGCTTGCCCCACTGGGGCGCTCGATCCTTCATTGGACGACATTGACGATGCTCGTATGGGCACCGCTGTCCTGGTGGACCAGGAAAACTGCCTGAACTTCGACGGACTGCGCTGCGACGTCTGCTACCGCGTCTGCCCGTCGATCGACAAGGCGATAACGCTGGAGGCCTCGCACGACAAGAGGTCCGGCCATCACGCCATTTTCGCACCGACGGTCCATGCTGATCACTGCACCGGATGCGGACTGTGCGAAAAGAGCTGTGTCCTGCCGGAATCCGCCATCAAGGTATTGCCTGTCCGTCTTGCCCGTGGAGCGTCCGCCGATCATTACCGCCGCGGCTGGGAAGAAAAGGAAAAGCACGGAGCACCCCTTGTTGACGGCTTGATCGACCTGCCCGACCGCCTGCCTGGCCCGGGAACGGACAATCTTGCAGCGCCGGGTGGCTTCGAACCGTCCTTCAAAATACCGGGGAGCGGGCAATGA
- the napH gene encoding quinol dehydrogenase ferredoxin subunit NapH: MSANTHAPVGFEALETKGWLGSRRYLLLRRASQLFFLMLFLTGPLFGLWIVKGTLAGSLTLDVLPLTDPFVALQSVFAGHWPSAVALTGALIVLAVYLLVGGRVYCSWVCPINPVTDAAHWLHRRFDLPKGWQPKRSARLWVLATVLAVSFGTGTIAWETVNPITMVHRALVFGLGTAWIIVAAVFLFDLFVSRRGWCGHLCPVGAFYGFIGKTAFLRVSAAKRSACDNCMDCYAVCPEMQVISPALKGAPGSSPIILAGDCTNCGACIDVCAQNVFTFTHRFDQSVVEPPLKSAPEQSAANMMHKE; the protein is encoded by the coding sequence ATGAGTGCCAACACACATGCCCCCGTCGGCTTCGAAGCCCTGGAAACAAAGGGCTGGCTCGGATCGAGACGCTATCTGTTGCTCAGAAGAGCGAGCCAGCTGTTCTTCCTTATGCTTTTTCTGACAGGCCCTCTGTTTGGCTTGTGGATCGTGAAGGGCACACTTGCCGGTTCCCTGACACTCGATGTTCTGCCTTTGACCGATCCGTTCGTGGCACTTCAAAGCGTTTTTGCAGGTCATTGGCCGTCCGCCGTTGCGCTGACAGGAGCCTTGATCGTGCTCGCCGTGTACCTGCTTGTCGGTGGCCGGGTCTATTGCTCCTGGGTTTGCCCTATTAATCCGGTTACGGATGCCGCCCACTGGCTTCATCGCCGCTTCGACCTTCCCAAAGGCTGGCAACCCAAACGCTCCGCAAGACTATGGGTGCTCGCAACTGTACTGGCGGTCTCGTTTGGCACGGGAACGATCGCCTGGGAAACCGTCAACCCCATAACCATGGTGCATCGCGCTCTTGTTTTCGGACTGGGAACTGCATGGATCATCGTGGCCGCCGTCTTTCTCTTTGACCTCTTCGTTTCCCGGCGGGGATGGTGCGGCCACCTCTGTCCCGTTGGAGCATTCTACGGGTTCATAGGAAAGACCGCATTCCTGAGGGTGAGCGCTGCGAAGCGCTCGGCATGCGACAATTGCATGGACTGTTATGCAGTCTGCCCGGAAATGCAGGTAATTTCGCCCGCGCTGAAAGGCGCACCGGGCAGCTCGCCGATCATTCTTGCGGGCGACTGTACCAACTGCGGTGCCTGCATCGATGTCTGCGCCCAGAACGTTTTCACCTTCACACACCGGTTCGACCAAAGCGTCGTTGAACCGCCACTGAAATCTGCGCCTGAACAGAGCGCTGCAAATATGATGCACAAGGAGTGA
- a CDS encoding nitrate reductase cytochrome c-type subunit, with protein sequence MKKPVLAGIAALAIVMGIGGLGIAQQQEVKAMRSDPVDELNRLGPDFKWEGKEGRMQRNYRQQPPLIPHSISQYQIDIRTNQCLTCHDWTNAGERGAPTLSMTHYLDREGNELDRIAGTRYFCTQCHVSQADVPALVDNQFKPSSPINSR encoded by the coding sequence ATGAAGAAGCCGGTTCTCGCGGGTATCGCCGCTCTCGCCATTGTCATGGGCATCGGTGGGCTCGGCATTGCCCAGCAGCAGGAAGTCAAGGCCATGCGCTCCGATCCGGTCGACGAGCTGAACAGGCTCGGGCCCGATTTTAAATGGGAAGGCAAAGAAGGACGTATGCAGCGGAACTATCGGCAGCAACCACCGCTTATTCCGCACTCGATTTCTCAGTACCAGATCGATATCCGCACCAATCAGTGTTTGACCTGCCACGACTGGACAAATGCTGGTGAACGCGGCGCGCCAACGCTGTCTATGACCCACTATCTGGACCGCGAGGGTAACGAGCTCGATCGCATCGCCGGGACACGATATTTCTGTACACAGTGCCACGTCTCGCAGGCTGACGTTCCCGCTCTGGTCGACAACCAGTTTAAACCCTCCTCCCCCATCAATTCCCGCTGA